One segment of Accipiter gentilis chromosome 26, bAccGen1.1, whole genome shotgun sequence DNA contains the following:
- the STC2 gene encoding stanniocalcin-2, whose amino-acid sequence MCAELRGKLLALALLLASPRVAAGTEATHPPEGPQDRTPQQKGRLSLQNTAEIQHCLVNAGDVGCGVFECFENNSCEIRGLHEICMTFLHNAGKFDAQGKSFIKDALKCKAHALRHKFSCISRKCPAIKEMVFQLQRECYLKHDLCSAAKENVQVIVEMIHFKDLLQHEPYVDLVNILLTCGEEVKKAITRSVQAQCEQNWGSLCSILSFCTSAVHGDAILGPEKKPGEGSKAAAGRGDMLAHSDSDHRESSRASKGERGTKGHLNAHARVKAGGHGPKGAHGIMDRADELSDFSDIRR is encoded by the exons ATGTGCGCGGAGCTCCGCGGCAAgctgctggccctggccctgctgctcgCCAGCCCCCGGGTGGCGGCGGGTACTGAGGCCACCCACCCGCCGGAGGGGCCGCAGGACAGGACCCCGCAGCAGAAGGGGCGCCTGTCTCTGCAGAACACAG CTGAAATCCAGCACTGCCTGGTTAATGCTGGCGATGTGGGATGTGGAGTGTTTGAATGCTTTGAAAACAATTCTTGTGAGATCCGAGGCTTACACGAGATCTGCATGACATTCCTGCACAACGCTGGAAAATTTGATGCCCAG ggAAAATCCTTCATTAAAGACGCTCTGAAGTGTAAGGCTCATGCCTTGAGGCATAAATTCAGCTGCATCAGCCGTAAGTGCCCTGCCATTAAAGAGATGGTGTTCCAGTTGCAGCGGGAGTGCTACCTGAAGCATGACCTCTGCTCCGCTGCCAAGGAGAACGTCCAGGTCATTGTGGAGATGATTCACTTCAAAGACCTGCTGCAGCACGA GCCATATGTTGACCTAGTGAATATCCTGCTCACCTGTGGCGAGGAGGTGAAAAAGGCAATAACAAGAAGCGTCCAGGCCCAGTGCGAACAGAACTGGGGAAGTCTCTGCTCCATTCTGAGCTTCTGCACCTCGGCTGTGCACGGTGACGCCATCCTGGGTCCCGAGAAGAAGCCCGGTGAAGGCAGCAAGGCCGCTGCTGGCCGCGGGGACATGCTGGCCCACTCCGACTCCGACCACAGGGAGAGCTCGCGAGCATCTAAGGGAGAGAGAGGTACCAAGGGCCACCTGAACGCCCATGCCCGGGTGAAGGCTGGGGGCCACGGTCCCAAAGGGGCACATGGGATCATGGACCGGGCAGACGAACTGTCCGACTTCTCTGACATCCGGAGGTGA